A part of Entelurus aequoreus isolate RoL-2023_Sb linkage group LG10, RoL_Eaeq_v1.1, whole genome shotgun sequence genomic DNA contains:
- the tmem91 gene encoding transmembrane protein 91, with the protein MEKRDELEHPLLGEHPLLGENPHLFKGLLVKCEEDRAYPPLAWRAYPPDVVQQPQQLLDPCSLPRTLESLYPVAPAWGPADYLETTFVDVGPALESKLLAEDLHSASCSLDDEDDLLPDSDDSSMGDFSDSDSDSNFPLMIPQDYLGLAFFSMLCCFWPLGIAAFYLSQKTNKASAEGDYQGANAASRQALWLSVLSIVFGIITYVCAIAALISYLSAKLP; encoded by the exons ATGGAGAAGCGCGACGAGCTGGAGCACCCTCTCCTGGGGGAGCACCCCCTGCTGGGGGAGAACCCCCACCTCTTCAAGGGGCTCCTGGTCAAGTGCGAGGAGGACCGGGCCTACCCTCCGCTGGCCTGGAGGGCCTACCCCCCCGACGTGGTCCAGCAGCCCCAGCAGCTGCTGGACCCCTGCTCCCTGCCGCGCACGCTGGAGTCCCTTTACCCGGTCGCCCCCGCCTGGGGCCCCGCCGACTACCTGGAGACCACCTTTGTGGACGTGGGGCCCGCGCTGGAGAGCAAGCTGCTGGCCGAGGACTTGCACAGCGCCTCCTGCAGCCTGGACGACGAGGACGACCTGCTGCCCGACTCCGAC GACTCGTCCATGGGAGACTTCAGCGACAGCGACAGCGACAGCAACTTCCCTCTAATGATCCCTCAGGACTACCTGGGCCTCGCCTTCTTCTCCATGCTCTGCTGCTTCTGGCCCCTGGGCATCGCCGCCTTCTACCTCTCgcagaag ACCAACAAGGCTTCGGCCGAGGGCGACTACCAGGGGGCCAACGCGGCGTCTCGCCAGGCCCTGTGGCTCTCTGTCCTCTCCATCGTGTTCGGGATCATCACCTACGTCTGCGCCATCGCCGCCCTCATTTCCTACCTGTCCGCCAAGCTGCCGTAA